Proteins from one Camelina sativa cultivar DH55 unplaced genomic scaffold, Cs unpScaffold02790, whole genome shotgun sequence genomic window:
- the LOC104774419 gene encoding uncharacterized protein LOC104774419 has translation MSYSTPDTLAYPRHSLSRAALITSGSPIFFLDAYTTLIVFYSSTADPSIPFPPPQDCLLRKTINKVKQERSITPKLMFIRGGQDDATTFENYLIEEQDVDGNGFASASFVSFLDDISQRVTEYMK, from the exons ATGTCATATTCAACACCGGATACACTGGCATATCCGCGTCATTCATTGAGCCGTGCAGCATTGATAACAAGTGGTAGTCCGATATTTTTCCTAGATGCATATACCACTTTGATAGTTTTCTACTCATCAACAGCAGACCCGTCAATACCTTTTCCTCCTCCTCAAGACT GTTTATTGAGGAAGACCATAAACAAGGTTAAACAAGAAAGGAGCATCACACCAAAGCTGATGTTTATCCGAGGAGGACAAGATGATGCTACTACCTTTGAGAACTATCTTATAGAAGAACAAGATGTGGACGGTAACGGTTTTGCTAGTGCCAGTTTTGTGTCTTTCCTCGATGATATTTCGCAGCGTGTCACTGAGTACATGAAGTGA